One genomic region from Campylobacter sp. RM5004 encodes:
- the fusA gene encoding elongation factor G, protein MSRQTPLSRVRNIGIAAHIDAGKTTTSERILFFTGMSHKIGETHEGTATMDWMDQEKERGITITSAATTCFWKDHQINLIDTPGHVDFTIEVERSMRVLDGAVSVFCSVGGVQPQSETVWRQANKYHVPRIVFVNKMDRVGANFFNVESQIKNRLKANPVPIQIPIGAEDTFRGVVDLVKMVAYVWDDDKKPTDYKEIEIPAEVKEQAEEYRTKLVEAVAETSEELMDKYLSGEELSIEELHAGIKKGCLDLSIIPMCCGTAFKNKGVQPLLDAVVKYLPAPDEVADIRGQYEDGTETSVRSTDDGEFAGLAFKIMTDPFVGQLTFVRVYRGKLESGSYAYNATKDKKERIGRLLKMHSNKREEIKELYAGEIGAIVGLKDTLTGDTLSSEKDKVILEKMDFPDPVISVAVEPKTKADQEKMGIALNKLAQEDPSFRVSTDEESGQTIISGMGELHLEIIVDRMLREFKVDAEVGKPQVAYRETIRQTVEQEYKYAKQSGGRGQYGHVFLRLEPLEPGKGYEFVNDIKGGVVPKEYIPAVDKGIQEALQNGVLAGYPVEDVKVTLFDGSYHEVDSSEMAFKLAASMGFKEGARKAGAVILEPIMKVEVETPEDYMGDVIGDLNKRRGQVNSMDERGGNKIIAAFCPLAEMFGYSTDLRSQTQGRATYSMEFDHYSEVPRNVSEEIIKKRNM, encoded by the coding sequence ATGTCAAGACAAACTCCTTTATCACGTGTTAGAAATATCGGTATTGCTGCGCATATTGATGCTGGTAAAACTACAACATCTGAAAGAATTCTATTCTTCACAGGTATGAGCCACAAAATTGGTGAAACCCATGAAGGAACAGCAACAATGGACTGGATGGATCAAGAGAAAGAAAGAGGTATTACAATTACTTCTGCTGCTACAACTTGCTTTTGGAAAGATCATCAAATTAACCTAATTGACACCCCAGGCCACGTTGACTTCACTATTGAAGTTGAGCGTTCAATGCGTGTTCTTGATGGTGCTGTATCAGTGTTTTGCTCAGTTGGTGGTGTTCAACCACAAAGTGAAACTGTTTGGAGACAAGCAAATAAATATCATGTTCCAAGAATTGTATTCGTTAATAAAATGGATAGGGTTGGAGCAAACTTTTTCAATGTTGAATCACAAATTAAAAACCGCTTAAAAGCTAATCCAGTTCCAATTCAAATTCCAATCGGTGCTGAAGATACTTTCCGTGGTGTAGTTGATTTAGTAAAAATGGTTGCTTATGTTTGGGATGATGATAAAAAACCAACAGATTATAAAGAAATTGAAATTCCTGCTGAAGTAAAAGAGCAGGCAGAAGAATATAGGACAAAATTAGTTGAAGCAGTAGCAGAAACTAGTGAAGAGCTAATGGATAAATACTTAAGTGGAGAAGAATTAAGTATAGAAGAATTACACGCAGGTATTAAAAAAGGTTGTCTTGATTTATCAATTATACCTATGTGCTGCGGAACTGCATTTAAAAACAAAGGTGTTCAACCATTACTTGATGCAGTTGTAAAATACTTACCAGCTCCTGATGAAGTTGCAGATATTCGTGGTCAATATGAAGATGGCACTGAAACAAGTGTTAGATCAACAGATGATGGCGAATTTGCTGGACTTGCATTCAAAATTATGACTGACCCATTCGTTGGACAACTTACTTTCGTTCGTGTTTATCGTGGTAAACTTGAAAGCGGAAGCTATGCGTATAACGCAACAAAAGATAAAAAAGAAAGAATTGGCCGTTTATTAAAAATGCACTCAAATAAGCGTGAAGAAATTAAAGAACTTTATGCTGGTGAAATCGGTGCTATCGTAGGTCTTAAAGACACATTAACAGGTGATACTCTATCAAGTGAAAAAGATAAGGTAATTCTAGAAAAAATGGATTTCCCTGATCCTGTTATTAGTGTTGCAGTTGAGCCAAAAACTAAAGCTGACCAAGAAAAAATGGGTATCGCACTTAACAAGCTTGCTCAAGAAGATCCAAGCTTTAGAGTATCAACTGATGAAGAAAGCGGACAAACAATTATTTCAGGTATGGGTGAATTACACCTAGAAATTATTGTAGATAGAATGCTACGTGAATTTAAAGTTGATGCTGAAGTAGGTAAGCCACAAGTTGCTTATCGTGAAACAATCCGCCAAACAGTTGAGCAAGAATACAAATATGCAAAACAATCAGGTGGTCGTGGTCAGTATGGTCACGTATTCTTACGCCTAGAGCCACTAGAGCCAGGTAAAGGATATGAATTTGTTAATGATATCAAAGGTGGGGTTGTTCCAAAAGAATATATTCCTGCAGTTGATAAGGGTATTCAAGAAGCACTACAAAATGGTGTTTTAGCAGGATATCCAGTAGAAGATGTAAAAGTTACATTATTTGATGGTAGCTATCACGAAGTTGACTCAAGTGAGATGGCGTTTAAATTAGCTGCTTCAATGGGCTTTAAAGAAGGTGCTAGAAAAGCTGGTGCAGTAATTCTTGAGCCTATTATGAAAGTTGAAGTTGAAACTCCAGAAGATTACATGGGTGATGTTATCGGTGATTTAAATAAACGCCGTGGCCAAGTAAATAGTATGGATGAGCGTGGTGGAAATAAAATTATTGCAGCATTCTGCCCACTAGCTGAAATGTTTGGATATTCAACTGATTTAAGAAGCCAAACTCAAGGTCGTGCTACATACTCAATGGAATTTGACCATTATAGTGAAGTTCCAAGAAACGTTTCTGAAGAAATTATCAAAAAAAGAAATATGTAA
- the rpsG gene encoding 30S ribosomal protein S7, which translates to MRRRRAQVREVLADPIYGSKVITKFINSLMYDGKKSIATEILYGAIDLISSKNSEVKGIDVFNDAIENVKPVLEIKARRVGGATYQVPVEVRPVRQQALAIRWIILNARKRSERTMIEKLAGELMDAANSKGAAFKKKEDTYKMAEANKAFAHYRW; encoded by the coding sequence ATGAGAAGAAGAAGAGCACAAGTTAGAGAAGTTCTAGCTGATCCTATTTATGGTAGTAAAGTAATTACAAAATTTATTAATTCATTAATGTATGATGGTAAAAAATCTATTGCTACTGAAATTTTATATGGTGCGATTGATTTAATATCGTCAAAAAATAGCGAAGTTAAAGGTATTGATGTATTCAATGATGCTATTGAAAATGTTAAGCCTGTATTAGAAATTAAAGCTCGCCGTGTTGGTGGTGCAACTTATCAAGTTCCAGTTGAAGTTCGCCCAGTTCGTCAACAAGCTCTAGCAATTCGCTGGATTATCCTAAATGCTAGAAAAAGAAGTGAAAGAACTATGATTGAAAAACTAGCAGGTGAGTTAATGGATGCAGCAAATAGCAAAGGTGCAGCATTCAAGAAGAAAGAAGATACTTATAAAATGGCAGAAGCTAACAAAGCGTTTGCACATTATAGATGGTAA
- the rpsL gene encoding 30S ribosomal protein S12, whose product MPTINQLVRKERKKVIVKSKSPALKDCPQRRGVCTRVYTTTPKKPNSALRKVAKVRLTTGFEVISYIGGEGHNLQEHSIVLVRGGRVKDLPGVKYHIVRGALDTAGVAKRTVSRSKYGTKRPKPGQAAAPTKGKK is encoded by the coding sequence GTGCCTACCATAAATCAATTGGTTAGAAAAGAACGCAAAAAAGTGATTGTAAAGTCTAAATCACCAGCGTTAAAGGATTGCCCACAAAGACGTGGCGTATGTACAAGAGTTTATACTACAACTCCTAAAAAACCTAACTCAGCGTTAAGAAAAGTTGCAAAAGTTAGATTAACAACAGGATTTGAAGTTATTAGTTATATCGGTGGTGAAGGCCACAACCTACAAGAGCACAGCATTGTTTTAGTGCGTGGTGGAAGGGTTAAGGACTTACCAGGTGTTAAGTATCACATTGTTCGTGGTGCATTAGATACTGCAGGTGTTGCAAAAAGAACAGTTTCAAGATCAAAATACGGAACAAAAAGACCAAAGCCAGGTCAAGCAGCAGCTCCTACAAAAGGCAAAAAATAA
- a CDS encoding NAD(P)H-quinone oxidoreductase subunit 3 — translation MSSSGIEIQYFGILAMLVIATGLFFGLVFLAKTIGNSLARKNRKKLGLGPYECGPLPQKQAVKINSQFFIFALIFILFDIEVVFMYPWALMYKKLGLFALIEMVCFFVLLLIGFIYAYKKGALKWQSIN, via the coding sequence ATGTCTAGTTCGGGTATAGAAATTCAATATTTTGGTATTTTGGCAATGCTAGTTATTGCTACTGGTTTATTTTTTGGACTAGTTTTTTTGGCTAAAACAATAGGCAATTCTTTAGCTAGAAAAAATAGAAAAAAATTAGGCTTAGGACCTTATGAATGCGGTCCATTACCACAAAAACAAGCTGTTAAAATCAACTCACAATTTTTTATTTTCGCACTAATTTTTATTTTATTTGATATAGAAGTTGTGTTTATGTATCCTTGGGCTTTAATGTATAAAAAATTAGGCTTATTTGCATTGATTGAAATGGTTTGCTTTTTTGTTTTACTTTTAATTGGATTTATTTATGCTTATAAGAAAGGAGCTTTAAAATGGCAGAGCATCAACTAA
- a CDS encoding NADH-quinone oxidoreductase subunit B: MAEHQLNTNGMPIALTSVDKLVGWGQSNSLWAFSYGLACCAIEMMAGGGSRYDFDRFGTIFRASPRHSDVMLVAGTLSKKHAEFTRRLYDMMPDPKWVISVGSCANTGGMFNTYSTVQGVDRIVPVDIYVPGCAPRPESFQFALMILQKKIRKEKICKKIAAKRLV; encoded by the coding sequence ATGGCAGAGCATCAACTAAATACAAATGGTATGCCAATAGCTTTAACTTCTGTTGATAAGTTAGTTGGTTGGGGACAAAGTAACTCTTTATGGGCTTTTTCTTATGGTCTTGCATGTTGTGCTATTGAAATGATGGCAGGCGGTGGTTCTAGATATGATTTTGATAGATTTGGAACTATTTTTAGAGCAAGTCCAAGACATAGTGATGTAATGTTAGTAGCTGGAACTCTTAGTAAAAAACATGCTGAATTTACAAGAAGATTATATGATATGATGCCTGATCCAAAATGGGTTATATCAGTGGGTAGCTGTGCGAATACTGGCGGTATGTTTAATACTTATTCAACCGTGCAAGGTGTAGATAGAATTGTTCCTGTTGATATTTATGTGCCTGGTTGTGCGCCTAGACCTGAGTCTTTTCAATTTGCTTTAATGATACTTCAAAAAAAGATAAGAAAAGAAAAAATATGTAAAAAAATAGCAGCAAAAAGGTTGGTATGA
- a CDS encoding NADH-quinone oxidoreductase subunit C, with product MREYKDRINAQKQDYYKDRFYHAPQTNKVSIIGSEFEYLYNEFQNIIPISNSFVELDIAVFFINKEDNLKALRLAKDLGFTSFTELICSDFLAKDNSYEVQYLLLNMTKKQRIRIVTTCKANETIESGVCVFKGLNWSEREAYDMLGINFINHPNLKRLLMPDDWFDHPLKKSYPLQGDEFAQWYEIDRIFGKDYREVVGPENRDAGRVDCDDTNNFSRIYHEVPKGAEPISIAYKQEYQEDEGVMFVKKIKRADSKYIDGRR from the coding sequence ATGAGAGAGTATAAAGATAGGATAAATGCACAAAAACAAGATTATTATAAAGATAGATTTTATCATGCACCACAGACAAATAAAGTATCAATAATAGGTAGTGAATTTGAATATTTATACAATGAATTTCAAAACATAATTCCTATTTCAAATTCTTTCGTAGAATTAGATATTGCAGTGTTTTTTATAAATAAAGAAGATAATTTAAAGGCTTTAAGATTAGCTAAAGATTTAGGATTTACATCTTTTACCGAACTAATTTGCTCTGATTTTCTAGCAAAAGATAATTCATACGAAGTTCAATATTTATTATTAAATATGACTAAAAAACAAAGAATTAGAATAGTTACAACCTGTAAAGCAAACGAAACTATTGAGAGCGGAGTTTGTGTGTTTAAGGGTTTAAATTGGTCTGAGCGTGAGGCTTATGATATGTTAGGAATTAATTTCATTAATCATCCTAATTTAAAAAGATTATTAATGCCTGATGATTGGTTTGATCATCCGCTTAAAAAATCATATCCATTACAAGGTGATGAATTTGCACAATGGTATGAAATTGATAGAATCTTCGGTAAAGATTATCGTGAGGTTGTTGGCCCTGAGAATCGTGATGCAGGTAGAGTAGATTGTGATGATACTAATAATTTCTCAAGAATTTATCATGAAGTTCCAAAAGGAGCTGAGCCTATAAGTATTGCTTATAAGCAAGAATATCAAGAAGATGAAGGCGTTATGTTTGTTAAGAAAATTAAACGCGCAGATTCAAAATATATAGATGGGAGAAGATAA
- the nuoD gene encoding NADH dehydrogenase (quinone) subunit D gives MQIPSKLKPYYENIAFTKEDGRMIINLGPQHPSSHGNLRLVLELDGEKVVKCVPMIGYMHRGMEKMAENMIYQEFIPTTDRMDYVAASANNYAYVAAVEKLCGLEIPRRAQIIRMMLLELNRIASHLLWLATHALDIGAMTVFLYCFREREYVMDLVEKYCGARLTHSSMRIGGAMLDLPQGFNEELLRFCDKFLNDVKDYETLLDDNRIWRLRTEEVGVVTKEQALNWGCSGVMLRGSGVEWDIRKEEPYLLYNEVQFGVPVAKQGDTYARYKCYMQEFRESVKILRQLVPMYRESSPELICNNKEFVSASKEQIMTQNYSLMQHFVLVTQGLRPPVGDVYVPTESPKGELGYFIKSDGSTRPYRLKARTPSFWHCSFYEELLVGTYVADVVAIMGSTNIVLGEIDR, from the coding sequence ATGCAAATACCATCAAAATTAAAACCATATTATGAAAATATAGCTTTTACAAAAGAAGATGGCAGAATGATTATAAACCTGGGTCCTCAGCACCCAAGCTCGCATGGAAACTTAAGATTAGTTTTAGAGCTTGATGGCGAAAAGGTAGTAAAGTGTGTTCCTATGATAGGTTACATGCATCGTGGTATGGAAAAAATGGCTGAAAATATGATTTATCAAGAATTTATTCCAACTACTGATAGAATGGACTATGTAGCAGCAAGTGCAAATAACTATGCGTATGTAGCTGCTGTTGAAAAGCTTTGTGGTTTAGAAATCCCTAGACGCGCTCAAATTATTAGAATGATGCTATTAGAATTAAATAGAATTGCAAGCCACTTATTATGGCTTGCTACCCACGCGCTTGATATTGGGGCAATGACTGTGTTTTTATATTGCTTTAGAGAGCGTGAATATGTAATGGATTTGGTAGAAAAATATTGTGGAGCAAGACTTACACATTCATCTATGAGAATTGGTGGAGCTATGCTCGATTTACCACAAGGTTTTAATGAAGAGCTTTTAAGATTTTGTGATAAATTTTTAAACGATGTAAAAGACTATGAAACATTGCTTGATGATAATAGAATTTGGCGTTTAAGAACTGAAGAAGTTGGAGTTGTTACAAAAGAACAAGCACTAAACTGGGGTTGTAGTGGCGTTATGCTTCGTGGTAGTGGTGTTGAATGGGATATTAGAAAAGAAGAGCCATACTTGTTATATAATGAAGTTCAATTCGGAGTTCCAGTAGCAAAACAAGGTGATACTTACGCAAGATATAAATGCTATATGCAAGAATTTCGTGAAAGCGTAAAAATACTTAGACAATTAGTTCCTATGTATAGAGAGAGTTCTCCTGAATTAATTTGTAATAATAAAGAATTTGTAAGTGCTAGTAAAGAGCAAATTATGACACAAAATTATTCTTTAATGCAGCATTTCGTATTGGTTACTCAAGGTCTTCGCCCACCTGTTGGAGATGTTTATGTTCCAACTGAAAGTCCTAAAGGTGAGCTTGGATACTTTATAAAAAGTGATGGTTCAACTAGACCATATCGCCTTAAGGCTAGAACTCCTAGTTTTTGGCATTGTTCTTTTTATGAAGAATTACTTGTTGGAACTTATGTAGCAGATGTTGTTGCTATTATGGGTTCAACTAATATTGTTTTAGGGGAGATTGATAGATGA
- a CDS encoding NADH-ubiquinone oxidoreductase subunit E family protein yields the protein MRRIDLRKSKDLFVDLKNHIDNAKENEVLVVLFEIGDFSNIDKAYEFVANNNCKMMNSLKFNQCDWTIVIKKEAK from the coding sequence ATGAGAAGAATTGACCTTAGAAAAAGTAAAGATTTATTCGTAGATTTAAAAAATCATATAGATAATGCTAAAGAAAACGAAGTTTTAGTTGTATTGTTTGAAATTGGAGATTTTTCAAATATTGATAAAGCTTACGAGTTTGTAGCTAATAATAATTGCAAAATGATGAATTCACTTAAGTTTAATCAATGTGATTGGACTATAGTTATTAAAAAGGAAGCAAAATGA
- a CDS encoding NADH-quinone oxidoreductase subunit G → MKININGKECIANEGDYVLQVARANDIFIPAICYLNDCSPTLACRMCMVEVDGKRSYACNTKVKDGMQVLSNTQELWDERNAIMQTYCINHPLQCGVCDKSGECELQNFTHKAKVDTQNHWIKEIDRRHKDWGLLQYDPSLCIVCERCITVCKDKIGDNELKTTARGGDAPDKDFKDTMGKDAYAVWTKFQKSLISPQNDKSLECQECGECVSVCPTGALINKNFQYRSNAWELTRIPASNPHSSDCELLYYDIKQKSIKDNSKMIYRVSNDFHFTTLNKAARFAYDITSDCKGKDTAEFNRLVLLFKENKIKNVKFNSYITNEEAYILELLRAKFGFNLVNNEALCFQEFLKTFCSFAGSFYNASSEDVKKSDFIVIAGSFLRHDNPTLSYKVNNAIVMNKGAGLYFHPIKDTKLSKIAKNFVNVACDYGKEAKVLEFILQYFAKDLPQDLGYIKEAFYEEQIEVEVKSKDAEGNEIKEKQTQTIKKSSLAKELGFDEDKLKDLLLKKSNFTLIVGNDYFYHENAKYLAYLLANIQKSTDFKVMLIPPRTNTLGVSLICKLSKACDGFTMGYNERGDFSFSNDEHNNLASSSLIEQEGTFVNYDTRLVPTNAALSFKGYFLNDLANELGLNAKYTIDYTEQLPKDKGFLNIAFDDLTNYYDNAGNNHRGYLINTCEFVKNLNQELQIPQNQQLACECNKDDVVILANPVGNLSKYTNKSSFFNECASLYASKDYLAKHNLKENSMVKIYDDKDEIIIKVVLDKDIENGAYLPTFDDKINPYKFFKTRRYYALNIKEISHE, encoded by the coding sequence ATGAAAATTAATATCAATGGTAAAGAATGCATAGCAAATGAAGGCGATTATGTACTGCAAGTTGCTCGTGCTAATGATATCTTTATCCCTGCAATTTGCTATTTAAACGATTGTAGCCCAACTTTAGCTTGTAGAATGTGTATGGTTGAAGTTGATGGCAAACGTTCTTATGCATGCAATACTAAAGTAAAAGATGGAATGCAAGTTTTAAGCAATACGCAAGAGTTATGGGATGAGCGTAATGCAATCATGCAAACTTATTGTATAAATCACCCTTTACAATGCGGTGTTTGTGATAAAAGTGGAGAATGTGAATTACAAAATTTCACTCATAAAGCTAAAGTAGATACTCAAAATCACTGGATAAAAGAAATAGATAGACGCCATAAAGATTGGGGTTTATTACAATACGACCCAAGCCTTTGTATAGTATGTGAAAGATGTATTACGGTATGTAAAGATAAAATCGGTGATAATGAATTAAAAACCACTGCTCGTGGTGGTGATGCACCTGATAAAGATTTTAAAGATACTATGGGTAAAGACGCTTATGCAGTATGGACAAAATTTCAAAAATCTTTAATATCTCCACAAAATGACAAAAGCCTTGAATGTCAAGAGTGTGGGGAGTGTGTTAGTGTATGTCCAACTGGAGCTTTAATAAACAAAAACTTTCAATATCGCTCAAACGCATGGGAACTTACTCGCATACCTGCAAGCAATCCACATAGTAGTGATTGTGAGCTTTTATATTATGATATAAAACAAAAAAGCATTAAAGATAATTCTAAAATGATTTATAGGGTTTCAAATGATTTTCATTTCACAACCTTAAATAAAGCAGCTAGATTTGCTTATGATATTACAAGTGATTGTAAGGGTAAAGATACAGCTGAGTTTAATCGCTTGGTTTTATTGTTTAAAGAAAATAAGATTAAAAATGTTAAGTTTAATAGCTATATAACAAACGAAGAAGCATATATTTTAGAATTATTAAGAGCTAAATTTGGCTTTAATTTAGTAAATAATGAAGCTTTATGCTTTCAAGAGTTTTTAAAGACATTTTGTTCTTTTGCAGGTAGTTTTTATAATGCAAGTAGTGAAGATGTAAAAAAATCTGATTTTATTGTTATTGCAGGAAGTTTTTTAAGACACGATAATCCTACTTTATCATATAAAGTAAATAATGCTATTGTTATGAATAAGGGTGCTGGGCTTTATTTTCATCCTATTAAAGACACTAAACTTTCAAAAATTGCTAAAAACTTCGTAAATGTAGCTTGTGATTATGGTAAAGAAGCAAAAGTTCTTGAGTTTATTTTGCAGTATTTTGCAAAAGATTTACCACAAGATTTAGGCTATATAAAAGAAGCCTTTTATGAAGAACAAATTGAAGTAGAAGTTAAATCAAAAGATGCTGAAGGTAATGAAATTAAAGAAAAGCAAACTCAAACAATTAAAAAATCAAGCCTTGCAAAAGAATTAGGCTTTGATGAAGATAAATTAAAAGATTTATTATTAAAGAAATCTAATTTTACTTTAATTGTAGGAAATGATTATTTCTATCATGAAAATGCAAAATATTTAGCGTATTTACTTGCAAATATTCAAAAATCAACAGATTTTAAAGTAATGTTAATACCACCTCGCACTAATACTTTAGGTGTTAGTTTAATATGTAAATTAAGTAAAGCTTGTGATGGATTTACTATGGGTTATAATGAGCGTGGAGACTTTTCATTCTCAAATGATGAACATAATAATTTAGCAAGTTCAAGCTTGATAGAGCAAGAAGGAACTTTTGTAAATTATGACACAAGATTAGTTCCTACAAATGCTGCTTTAAGCTTTAAAGGATATTTTTTAAATGATTTAGCAAATGAATTAGGCTTAAATGCTAAATATACAATTGATTACACAGAGCAATTACCTAAAGATAAAGGATTTTTAAATATAGCTTTTGATGATTTAACGAATTATTATGATAATGCAGGAAATAATCATCGCGGTTATTTAATAAATACTTGCGAATTTGTAAAGAATTTGAATCAGGAATTACAAATCCCACAAAATCAACAATTAGCTTGTGAGTGCAATAAAGATGATGTTGTAATACTTGCAAATCCTGTTGGAAATCTATCAAAATACACAAATAAATCAAGCTTTTTTAATGAATGTGCCTCTCTTTATGCAAGTAAAGATTATTTAGCAAAGCATAATTTAAAAGAAAATTCTATGGTGAAGATTTATGATGATAAAGATGAAATTATCATTAAGGTAGTTCTTGATAAAGATATTGAAAATGGTGCATACTTGCCTACATTTGATGATAAGATAAATCCTTATAAATTCTTTAAAACAAGACGTTATTATGCGTTAAATATAAAGGAAATAAGCCATGAGTGA
- the nuoH gene encoding NADH-quinone oxidoreductase subunit NuoH, protein MSETMFFVIITLIKCLLVIAIFASLAGFATYLERKVLGYVHRRLGPDMVGPAGVLQIVPDMIKLFTKEDLIPYMTNSKVFKVAPLISAICAFMAFAAVPIFPEFTLFGHTIKPIIADVNIAVLYIAGCSSLCAYAIFLGGMASSSKYPLIGGARALVTIISYEGVSGLCLLAVVLLTGSMSLVDINAYQEGGILSWLVFKQPIACILFTIAIFMETNRTPLCLAENDPELVAGYGTEYSGLRWGMFFIGEYASMILGSILISLLFLGGYNDFYFIPGAIAMILKICFVFSWYFWARGTFPHLRADQIMRMSYLILLPVAGANLIITALLAL, encoded by the coding sequence ATGAGTGAAACAATGTTTTTTGTAATAATTACACTAATTAAGTGTCTTTTAGTAATTGCAATTTTTGCTTCATTAGCAGGTTTTGCAACTTATTTAGAAAGAAAAGTTTTAGGCTATGTTCATAGAAGACTTGGACCTGATATGGTAGGACCTGCTGGGGTTTTACAAATCGTTCCAGATATGATTAAATTATTTACTAAAGAAGATTTAATCCCTTATATGACAAATAGTAAGGTATTCAAGGTTGCTCCGTTAATTTCTGCAATTTGTGCTTTTATGGCTTTTGCTGCTGTGCCAATTTTTCCTGAATTTACATTATTTGGACATACAATTAAGCCTATAATTGCTGATGTAAATATTGCAGTTTTATATATTGCTGGATGTTCTTCGCTTTGTGCTTATGCTATATTTTTAGGCGGTATGGCAAGCTCAAGTAAATATCCTTTAATTGGTGGTGCTAGAGCTTTAGTAACTATTATTTCTTATGAAGGTGTTAGCGGACTTTGCTTACTTGCTGTTGTACTATTAACAGGTTCTATGAGTTTGGTTGATATTAATGCTTATCAAGAAGGCGGAATTTTATCATGGCTAGTATTTAAGCAGCCTATAGCTTGTATATTATTTACAATAGCTATATTTATGGAAACAAATAGAACTCCTTTATGTCTAGCAGAAAACGACCCTGAATTAGTTGCAGGTTATGGAACTGAATATAGTGGTCTTCGCTGGGGAATGTTTTTTATAGGTGAGTATGCTAGTATGATTTTAGGCTCAATTTTAATTTCATTACTATTCCTTGGCGGATATAATGATTTTTATTTTATACCAGGTGCAATTGCTATGATTTTAAAAATATGCTTTGTATTTTCATGGTATTTTTGGGCTAGGGGAACTTTTCCACATTTAAGAGCTGATCAGATTATGAGAATGAGTTATTTGATTTTATTACCTGTTGCAGGTGCTAATTTAATCATAACTGCATTATTAGCACTATAA
- the nuoI gene encoding NADH-quinone oxidoreductase subunit NuoI, with protein sequence MKKYYVVDEKRKLILTPYEKFIRSVKRCLNTDLISGLAFIINETFKRGNTATIKYPMEKIKLDNRYRAVHRLQRFIESETERCIGCGLCEKICISNCIRMETKLGEDGRKLVSNYSINLGRCIYCGFCAEVCPELAIVHGVEYENAAEQRAYFAHKKDILTPIDDLINQVEFEGSGSLRADADEFVKQTPNYYDVMKEREALIPNSNSSEEKTNKEAKDV encoded by the coding sequence ATGAAAAAGTATTATGTAGTAGATGAAAAAAGAAAACTAATCTTAACTCCTTATGAAAAATTTATAAGAAGTGTAAAAAGATGCTTAAATACTGACTTAATCAGCGGTTTAGCATTTATTATAAACGAAACATTTAAAAGGGGTAACACAGCAACTATTAAATACCCTATGGAAAAAATCAAGCTTGATAATCGCTATCGTGCTGTTCATAGATTGCAAAGATTTATAGAAAGTGAAACCGAGCGTTGTATAGGCTGTGGATTATGTGAAAAAATTTGTATTTCAAATTGTATTAGAATGGAGACAAAATTAGGCGAAGATGGAAGAAAGCTTGTAAGTAATTATTCTATTAACCTTGGCCGTTGTATTTATTGTGGATTTTGTGCTGAGGTTTGCCCTGAGCTTGCTATTGTTCATGGGGTTGAATATGAAAATGCAGCAGAGCAAAGAGCGTATTTCGCTCATAAAAAAGATATATTAACTCCTATTGATGATTTGATTAATCAAGTTGAGTTTGAAGGAAGTGGAAGTTTAAGAGCTGATGCTGATGAGTTTGTTAAACAAACCCCTAATTATTATGATGTAATGAAAGAAAGGGAAGCTTTAATTCCTAATTCAAATTCTAGCGAAGAAAAAACTAATAAAGAGGCAAAAGATGTTTGA